A stretch of DNA from Shewanella sediminis HAW-EB3:
GAACCAGCTATCCCAATCCAGGCCATAATCTTTATGTTTGGAAAATAGCAAACAGTGCTCGTGTAAATTTTGCGTGGTAATTTCTTTCGACTTTTCAAGGTAGTCAGGACTACAGAATGCAATCAGCGTCTCTTTAATTAGCGGTTTAAAAACATAACCATCTTGAGACTCCCGTGTCACGATAAATATATCGGCAATCATATCGCTCATTTCAATGTCATTTTGAAACATACCGACGTTAATATTCAGCTCAGGATATTGCCTTCTTAACTTCTCCATATTCGGAACCAACCATCTGGCCGCGAGAGAAGTATAAGAGTGTACCCTGACCTCCCCTGACATAGTCGGGACCAGACTGGCGCAGACACTATTTAAATCATAAAAAACGGGGGACAGTCTCTGCCGAAGCTCAAGGCCAGCCTCGGTCAGGTTGATCTTTCCTGCATTTCGATAAAATAGCTTCTCTAAGAAGTAGTCTTCCAGCTGTTTAATTTGTTGCGACACTGCACTTTGAGTAATACTCAATTCATTAGCGGCAAGAGAGCAACTTTCTAATCTTGCACAGGACTCAAAAATCTGAAGCGCTCTTAACGGAATGTTATTATTCATACTTAGCTACATATCGAAATACCTTACAGAAGGTTACCATAAGCTTTTACTTAAAATATGTAATCAGGCGCACAATAAAGTGTTACACCTTAGTTAAACAGGGTGGGATCTTTTAATTATAAGACCGGGCTCACAAACATTTGCAATAACGTGAACACCAATAAAAAGGTAAATGTTATTGCAAATGAACATATCAATTTAATTGTGAAAAGAAATATAATTATAAATAAAAATGTGAATGAAATTATAACGATAAGTTCAACACGTAAGCTAACTCAATTAGATTGTTAAAACAATATCGACAGTTTACAGACTATCACTCTAATAAAAATATTGTTCACACATTGATAACTTGAACGTTATTACCAGTTAGTTACAAAAACGGCCAACTGAATTCAGTTGGCCGTTAATATATAGATGCTTAATTAAGCAATCAAGATTCAATTGATATACACGATATTTAACTAACCGATTATTGCACTCAAGTCTTCGCTGACCTCATCGAGAAACTCATCGGCTTGATCGAACACACCCAACATCTTAATGAAACCGTGAATAACCCCCTCGTACATCTTATGTTTTACCGGCACGCCACATGCCTGAAGTTTTTGCGCATAATGACAGCCATCATCACACAAGGGATCATACTGAGCGGTATAGATAAAAGTCGGTGGTAACGCACTATGGTCGGCAGCACCGAGGGGCGAGCAGTAGGGATTTTTTGCATCGGCCTCGCTGCGCATATAGTGATGCCAGTAATATTTCATACTCGCTTGCTGCAATAGATAACCCTCGGCATTGGCGACGGCCGAAGGAGTATGCCACCCGTATTGTACAGCCGGATAGACTAAAACCTGATAAGCCAGCTTAGGACCATTTTCATCACGCAGGCGCAAACACACTGCGGCGGCAAGATTACCACCGGCACTGTCGCCTAAAATACCAATTCTGTTCACATCCAAACCAAGTTGAGATGCGTACTCGAACACCCATTGTGTCGAGGCATAACAATCATCCATAGGGATAGGAAACTTGTGCTCCGGTGCCTTCTGGTAATTAATCGCAATGACCACGGTTCCGGTACGGTTGGCCAAGGCACGGCTAAATGAATCATTGGTTTCAATGTTAGATACTACCCAGCCGCTGCCATGAATAAAGATAAGCCCGGGCTGTAAACCGGCTGTATCTTCAACGCCTTCGGGGCGATAGATACGAATAGGCAGATCGGCCGTCGGCCCCGGAATAAATCTATGCTCTACGGCCGCAACCGTCTCGGGTTTACGGCTTGGTATTGCTATGGCTAATGCGGTTAGATCTTCACGTCGGGACTGTGCCGGCGTCATATCTTCATAAGCCGGGGCTCCCGAGTCACGCACCTCTTGCAAGAACTGTTCAACTTTTGGATCGAGCGGCATGCTCCTCTCCTTATCTAAAATGTATGCTATTCAAATTATACGCATTGGCAGAATTTGCCTGTCGTGTCGATTCTCTGAGATTCTTACTTGAACAATAAAAGGGTATGCCGCCTGACAATCACTAACAGCAACAGAATCAAATGATGTGGGGATTGATAATCATCAATTGAATCCATTGAAATAGAGCAGATGAGTAATCAAACTCGTCAGGCGGCATGGAAACTGTCACGCTTCGATAAGCGTATAACCTTATTCAAACTGGCCAGAGTTAAAACTAGCCAGAGTTCAAACTAGCCAAAGCCCAAACCAACCAAAGTTCAAACCGGCCAGCTTTACACTAACTTTTCGGCTGAACCTCGGTTGAACCCGTTAGACGTGGACGATTAGCCTCCACCCGAGTCAGCGGCTCGACCTCCTGCATGGACCTCGACGATCGACCGGCAAGCAGCTGATACTCCAGGGTATTTAATCCTTTCCAATGGAGATCCTGCTCAGACACCTGTCTAATGACCTTAGCGGGCGAGCCAAGTAGGAGCTGCCGCGGCGCCCCTTTAAAGCCCCCTTTTACAAAGCTCATTGCACCGACAATACTGTCAGGTCCTATCACGGCGGCATCCATCACCACCGCGTTCATACCGACGAGTGCGTTTCGCTTAATCACACAGCCATGCAAGATGGCACCATGACCGATATGCCCATTCTCCTCTACCACGGTATCCATACCGGCGTAGCCATGCATGATACAGCCATCTTGCAGATTGGAACCTTTCTCTAAAATCAGCCGGCCATAATCACCACGCAGCGACGCATTTGGCCCGATATAGACATCGGCGCCGACTAGCACATCACCGATTAATACCGCAGTCGGGTGAACATACGCACTGGGGTCCACCACAGGCACTAAACCTTCAAACTCATAACAGGGCATTTAAATTACTCTCTTTATCTATCTATTTTGTCAGGCTCATCAATTTAACCATCGGCTAAAGCCTTCCCCTTTCAAGATCATTACAGGGCATTTAAATCACTCATTTTATCTGGCCCAGCGGCTTCAGCCTTCACTCTTTCAAGACCATAACAGGGCATCTAAATGACTCTCTGGCATTACCCAAGAAATTAGCGGTTAACTCTCTGACTCAAAGCACAAAAAATTAACGGATACTTTCTCTTATACCAATGAGTTAAAAATTTGGTGAGCTCAGAATATCGAGGGGTCTTCGATATTGATGGGATCATTGAGCTCACCATAAAAACGTATATCAGGTTATTTCTATTCGACTAATTCCACTCGACTATTTCCACTCGCCTAATTCCACTCGATTAGGCCAAAGTTCAGATAGACCATCTCCGGATCGTTGGCATCCACCATTCTGAAATGAATGCAGTTATCGTCCCATCTCCAGATTTGGGTCTTCACCGTGCTGCCCGGGTACAAAGATTTAGTCAGGCGAGTCTTAAAGCGCGTCAGACGTTCAGGTTCGCCGGGAAACATCGCCTGAATAATGTGGCGACAGGCAACACCGGCCGTGCTCACGCCATGTAGGTTCGGCTTAGGGTGACCAAATTCCCTAGCATACTCCCAGTCGACATGCTGAGGATGGTCGTCGCCGGATAATCGATAGATAAGCGCCTGATTCAGCGGGATAGCTTGTTCAATTTCAAAATCCGGTGCCCGCTCCGGCATCTCAACTATGTCTCTGGGCGCCTTGGGACCACCGAAACCGCCGTCATAGAGGGCGCAGTCCCAGCTTTCATTGGTAAAGAGTTTAGTGCCGGCTTCATCGAAGGTTTCGCCGATATGCTGAGCCAGGCAGCCACGACCTTCGCCACGGTCGAACAGGCCTTTTAACAATACTTTTGTACTTAGTTTACCGGGACAGGTGGGCAATGGCTGATGAATACGGAGATCGAAGCCCCAGTGCAGAGAGCCGCCCCACTCGAAACCGTAATCTATGGTCTTGGTCACTTCGGCGTCGACAATTTGGATTGCCGCAAACATAGGTAGTACTTTTAAATTCTTTTCATACACATAGTCTAAATCTGTTTTTCCGTCGCTAGCCGCACCGCAACCCAGTGCAAACAGCATGACATCCCTTTCGGTATATTCATTAATGAACGGACCATAGGTCTGCCCCTGCATCTCTAACTTTAACGCCATTTGAAACTCCTTTTACCTACCAAGACTAACATCTGATATTTTGAAGAGAGGTCCCTTCAGAGACTCTCTAAAAAGCACATAGGATATGGATACAACAAGATGAAACTAAGATTTGAACGGATAACTGTGGGACCGGGAGCACCGGATCCCACAGATTGGTACTAAGGCAATTAATCGTTAGATTATCGGCCTTTCCAAACAGGATCGCGCTTCTCAGAAAAGGCCAGAGGTCCCTCTGAAGCATCTTCTGAACGCAATACTGACGGATAGTTTTTCAAGCTTGCGGTGCGGATATGGCGATATCCATCTTCTACCGATAGCTCACTGGTTTCACGGTAAATTTCTTTAATAGCAGCAATGGCTAAAGGCGCACCTTGAGCGATTTGCTGAGCCAATTCACGTGCAGTATCCATCAGTTTATCGCTTTCAACCACACGGTTAACGACGCCCCAACGCAATGCTTCTTCGGCGTCCATACCACGACCAGTCATCATCAACTCATTGACGATGGCAGGTGGCAACAATTTTGGAAGACGTAACATTCCGCCGCTGTCCGGCACAATGCCTAACTTGGCTTCAGGTAGAGCAAAGCTGGCGTTTTCAGAACAAACAATCATGTCTGCTGCTAGTGCAAGTTCAAAACCGCCACCGAACGCATAACCGTTCACCGCTGCGATAACCGGCTTGTCCAGATCGAAGATCTCGGTCAGTCCGGCAAAACCACCAGGACCAAAATCTGCATCCGGTGCTTCACCTTCTGCCGCAGCTTTCAGATCCCAACCTGCAGAGAAGAAACGTGCACCGGCACCGGTAATAATGGCGACGCGCAACTCAGGATCTTCACGAAATGCCAGGAAGACTTCACCCATCTCAAAACTTGTTTTTGCATCGATGGCATTCGCCTTGGGTCTGTCCAAGGTAATTTCTAAAATACTGCCATTTCGGGTGACGTGTAATGATTCGCTCATGCTAATACTCCATTCGGAGCCATCAAAGATGACTCTCATTAAAAGATTAATTCACTCAATTCAACTTAAAGTCACGCAAGAAGTTTTTTGTCTATTTTACAAGTACAGGTTCTTGGGAATGACTCTCTTATTTCAACGAAAGATGGAACTTTAAACTTCGCCATATTTTCAGAACAATAATTTAGAATTTCATCGATACTCAAGGACACTCCCTCGTTAAAAATAACGAAGGCTTTAACCGCTTCATCACGAATATGATCGGGTACGCCGATAACTGCTGCATCCAAAATATCGGGATGCGACATAAGAGCTTTTTCAATTTCACTGCTTGAAATATTCTCTCCGGAGCGTTTAATCATATTTGTCTTTCTATCGACAAAATAAAATAACCCTCTCTCATCGACATAACCTTTATCACCGGTGTAGAGCCAACCGTCGGCAGTCAGAACCTCTGCCGTCGCTTCGGGATCTTTATAGTAACCCTTGAGTATGGTTCTCCCGGGAACACCTTTGACCCGCAAATCGCCGACGATATTAGGCGCAACTTCATTGCCATTTTCGTCCGTAATTTTGGCCTCATAAGATAGTCCGGGCCTGCCGATGGACGGCCAGTGACGTTCTTCACCTGGCGTGTCGCCAATCAGCCCGACTAAGGTCTCTGTCATACCATAGGAATTAAACAGCTCAACCTTGAATCGCGTCTCGAAATCCAATTTTTCCTGATCTGAAATATGCATAAAAAACAACATATCACGCAGACAATGCTCGCGTTCATTGGGCATTACGGGCTGCAACATCAGGGTCCGTACTATCATCGGCATGCTGTGGGTGATAGTGGCCCTGTAATCACAAACCTGCTTCCAGAACTTACGCGCACTGTACTTCTCAAGCATGACCAGACGCGCACCAACGGTAAACGCTGCCATAGCCGCATTACACTGAAAATCGATATGAAAGCTGGGCATCATAGTCAAATAGGTGTCATCGGCTCTCAAGTTGGTTTGCCAAGCCGTGTAATAGCCCGCAAACAGTAGATTACAATGAGTGATCTCCACGCCCTTGGGCCTGGAGGTCGTGCCTGAAGTACATAAAATTTCGACTACATCGTCACTGCTTAAGGGCACCATCTTCTCTAACTGAGTAGACTGCTGGCTCAAAAGCAGATCAAAATTAATGGCATTCGAAATATCTGAACTTACCACCCTTGTCACTAAGATATTATTTACTGAATTATCGTCATCCTGCTCTATTCTTTTAAAGGTAGGCAGAAACTCCTCTTCAATAACCACCGCTTTTACATCACATTTATTGATGATGTATTTACATTCCCCATAGACATATTGTGTATTAATAGGAACGATAACGGCGCCAATTTTTGCTAATCCAAACCAACAGAATATAAATTGAGGGCTGTTATATAACTGTACGGCTACTTTATCCCCCTTATTAATACCTAATTGAAGGAATAGATTTGCGGCCTTGTTAATTTCATTGTTCAGTGCACTATAAGTTAACTCTCGGACATCGCCAGCAGCATCCTCAAAAACTAACGCTGTGTTATCACTATATTTACGCGCACGCTCTTCCCACATGCATCTTATTGTTTTGCTACCAACGATATCCATTATCAATGCCTCACTTACTACCAGAGACTTTGGCCAAGCCTTTTTCACTTAAACTTTGGATCTCTTCTTGTGAATAACCAATGTCACTCAGGATATCCGCGGTATCCATGCCGTGTTTCGGCATACCACGCCATATCTGACCCGGATTATTCTTGAACTTAGGCATCACGTTTGGCCCCTTGCAGGTCTTGCCATCGATGTTTTGCCATTGTGTGATTGACTCACGAGCAACATATTGTGGGTTAGACTCAAGCTCAGGAACGGTCAGCACTTTAGCGCAGGCCACTTTCAGCTCGGCGAATCTTGCTAACACCTCTTCGATAGTGCGAGTCGCCATATAAGCATCCAGGCAGTCTTCAACCTGCTCACCGAAAGGACATTCGACGCGATGGATCAACTGAGTTCCTTCAGGGATCTCCTCTGTACCATAGAGATGAGAAATATTCATATCCTTGAACATCTCCTCTATCTGCATCGCACCGACCAGCTCCATAACGATATAGCCATCCTCACAGGTGTACAGACCACAACCGGCGTAGTATGGATCTTTACCTTTGGTCATACGCGGGCACATCTCGCCGCCATTGAAATGATCCATCATGAAGTACTGACCCATGCGTAACATCACTTCATACATAGCGATATCGATACTTTCGCCGACACCCGTTTCGCGTACACGATATAGGGCCGCCAGGGCTGAAGTGGTCGCTGTCATGCCTGAGAAGTAGTCTGCCGTATAAGGGAAGGCCGGCATTGGCTGGTCCTTATCCCCGTTCTGGATCAGGTAACCACTGAATGCCTGAGCAATAGTGTTGTAAGCAGGAAGATTGGTGTACTCATCGGTGCCGTACTGTCCGAACCCTGACAGGTGAGCCACAACCAGCTTCTTGTTACGCTCCCACAAGACTTCGTCGGTGATGCCACGACGAGCGAAGGCTGGACCTTTACTCGCTTCGATGAAGATATCGGTGGTTTCCATCAGTTTAAGGAAAGCATCACGACCTTCATCTTTAAAGATATTCAGAGACAAGGCATGTAGGTTACGACGAGACAGCTCAGGATAGTTAGGCTGTACACGTATGGTATCTGCATAAGCCACGTTCTCAATCCAAATGACTTCTGCGCCCCACTCGGCAAGCATCTGGGCAGCAAATGGCCCTGCGATCTCAATACCGGAAAATACAACCCGAACCCCGGATAGCGGGCCGAACGTAGGAGTGGTTAATTTCTTTGACATAATACCCTTCTCTTTTATATTCAAACTAAGACTCTGCACGACGATGGCGTCGGCAATCTCTGATAAAAACTAAATCGGATTTGAAGATAAGGCGTACGGGATCGTGAAAACGTGATGAAGACAGATGCGCGTTTTCAGGAACAGAGCAAGAATTTGATTTGCCTCCACAAGAGATGTGGAGGCCTTGCCGTACGGATTAACCCAGCATTAATTATCTGTATTGCTTAAGTACAGAACGACCAAGGGTCAGAATTTGCATCTCATCTGAACCGCCTGACACTCTGTCGACGCGAATGTCACGCCACATACGGCTGATACGATGTTCGCCAGCGATAGCATAGCCACCCAGAACCTGCATCGCAGAATCGATAACTTCGAAACCGGCATTCGCACAAAAGTATTTGCACATTGCAGAGTCACCAGATGTCATCGTGCCTTGGTCACACTTCCAGGCTGCTTCATAAACCATGTTTTTCATGCTGTTAAGCTTGATAGCCATATGAGCAAACTTATCCTGGATAAGCTGGTAGCGACCGATAGCCTCACCGAATTGAACCCTCTGGTTAGCATACTTAGCCGCATCTTCGAATGCGCAGTAAGCAGCGCCATAGTTGGTCAGTGCAACAAGGAAACGTTCTGAGTCAAACTCCTCCTTAACACGTAAGAAGCCATTGCCCTCTTCACCAAACATGTCCGACTCTTCCAGCTCAAGTTCATCGAACTGAAGCTCGCAGCAGCTGTCCATCTTCAAACCAAGCTTAGGTAACTTGCCTAACTTGATACCCGGCTTTGACATATCCACAAACCACTCGGTAAAGATTGGCTTCTCTGAATCTGCATCTTTAGCCATAACCACGATGTAAGGCGTACCCGCCGCACTGGTGATAAAGCACTTGCTACCGGTAAGATAAACTTTGCCGTTCTTTCTCTTATAAGTGGTTAGCAAGCTACCCACGTCAGAACCTGCGCTTGGCTCAGTGATAGCCGAGTTCCACATCTGCTTACCGGTACCACGTAGTTCCATGATCTTTTGGATTTGGTCTTGGTTACCGTGTTTCAGAATCGTTGTGATGCCAGGTAACTGATACAAGACATAAGTCGGTGCACCTAAACGGCCAAGCTCTTCCCAGATAACGGCAAGGGTAACCATTCCGGCGTCGAATCCACCGTGCTCTTCAGGAAGCAAAAGGCTATCAATTCCCATCTCGGCTAGCTCTTTGACGAATCTCTCCGGGTACTGACTATTTTCATCACACTCTGCAAAATAGTTTTCCCAGTTCTCCTTCGCCATCAAATCGCGAATACCAGAAACGAATAACTCTTGCTCGTCGCTTAATTTAAAATCCATCGTATATTCCTATAAATTACTATTACTTGGCTCAAGTGCTGGCTCATTGGCCAACACTAAGAGGCCCATTTGTTTTTACGCGCGTCTTTCAAGAAAGAGATGATAATCATGACATTGACGACAATCAGTGGCGCACCACCTGCAATAATCGCCGTCTGTAGCGGCTTAAGTCCGCCAAGTGATAACAACACGATACCGATAACACCGACCAGTACAGACCAACCCACACGAACCCAGACTGGTGGCTCGTTGTCGGCATCGGCACCCTTACAGGTAGACATTGCCAACGTGTAAGAACAGGCGTTAATCAAGGTAACTGTTGCGAGGAAACATAAGATGAAGAAGCCCCACATGGTGATAGTGCTCATTGGCAGAGCAGCCCAGGTTTCGATGATCGCTCTGGGAGCACCATGATCTGCAATCAGTTGAGGCATGTTGATGATATTTTCATTCATCAGATTCATGGTGTTACTGCCCAGGATGGTCCAAAGGAACCAAGTAGAAGCAGTCAAACCACCCACCATTGTCAGACAAAGTTGACGCACGGTACGACCACGAGAGATCTTAGCCAGGAAGATACACATCTGGATACCGTAAACGACCCACCACGCCCAGTAGAACACGGTCCAATCTTGCGGCCAGCTGCCTTCACTGATAGAACTGGTATAGAAGAGCATGCGAGGCAGGTAATCAAGCATCACACCCACAGACTCGGTGAAGTAGTTAACTGTGAAGCTGGTTGCACCGATAAGGAACACCCAAACAAGCATGATGATACTCAGGTAGCTACGCAGATCACTGGCAATCTTAATGCCCTTGGTCAGACCGAAAGCTACACACACAGCGTTAAAGATAATCCATGCTGAAATAACGATAGTATCGACTTCAATGGTACGTGGAATGCCGAACAGCCACTGGATACACTCAGTCACCAAAGGTGTCGCCAAGCCTAAACTTGTACCCATAGCCAAAATCAGTGCTACAACATAAATATTATCGATAATAGTACCGAGAATACCTTTATGATGTTTACCCAAAACTGGCTCTAATGTGCCACTGGGGCGAACCACATCCATCTTCTTAACATAAAGGAAGTAACCCAAAGCAACAGTGAAGAAGCCGTAACCCATCCAAGGCAGAGGTCCCCAATGGAAGAGACTATAAGCGACACCAAGCTCTTTCGCTTGAACCGAGAGGGAGTCAAGTTCGAAAGGTGGATAAGTCACATAGTAATAGACCTCTAACGATCCCCAGTACAGTACGGCGGCAGAAGTACAAGAGGCGAACATCAGGAATACCCAGCTTCCGGTACTGAATTCTGGTGTTTCCTGACCTAAACGGTTATTTGCATAAGGTCCCCAGACCAGCCAGGCCCAACCTACTGCCATTGCGATCATGTACCACTCAAATGCCCAGCCCCATGAGTGGGTTAAATAGTGAAATACATCCTTAATAACTATATTAGCCGCATCCAGATCTCTAACTGTCAAGTAAGAGAGCAATATGACCACAATCAATGACGGGAAGAAGATTTTCGGGTCAATGGTGACCTTCTTCTTTGTTCCTTCAGTGATACCTACATCCAAAGTTTTTTCATTCATCTTAATACATCTCCCTCTTTTTTTTAGGAGGATAATAGTTAAGGTTTCGAAGTTCTTTCAATCTGTGTATTTATCAACACTTAGTATTAACTTATAGCCAGTCAGATTAAAGCTCTGACTATTAAGACTAACTATTAAGAATGGTTAAAAACGCAAATCAAAATAACCTAACACACCTTTTTCATTTTCTTACCAACAGACAATAACCAACAATTAAACAATGATAATTTATTAATTGATATTCCTTAGTTGACGGCAGAATAATGCATGCCCTGAACTTCTTATTCAGTGATCGTTATCACGATCATTTGAAATAGAAAAAAAACGAAAAAAACCACTTAGAAAATAGTGTTATTTCCATCACAAAACAGGGGGTAAAGAGGAGATTAGAGGGAGGTGTAACAAAGCAGTAATACGTAAGAACATGACTCGTTAACCTGAGGTGGCGACGACGACAAGCACACGGCAACCTATTGTTTATACTGGACTTATTTCAATCTGAATTTTATTGAAAAATGAGAGCGATAGACCATAAACTAAGAGAAAACACCGCAACACGGCCCCTCCTAAATAGTATTTCTAATAGTGATATTAGTACGGCTAAAACCCCTCATTAGTAGAGCTAACATTAATATTAGCCGCACTAAAAACATGCATTAAAACCACTAAAAAAAGACACCATTAGCTGGGCTAATATTATTATTACCCGAACTAAAAACCCTTGTATTTAAAGCGCTAAACAGCCTATAGGAAGACGACTATTAGAACGGCTAATATTAACGTTAGAAACACTAACAGCAAACACTTAATAAGTGTGACCCGCCTAACATTAGCGTCGATAATTCTAGTCATATAATTGCACCACTTACTAAATCAACATGCGGCAATAAAACAATATACTTTTAAACTAAGCACTAGCTACATATTGAAGTTGCTATAAATGATTTATTTACGATACCGACAGATAAACGTTATTGATACGCCGGATTGGCAACAAACAATAAGCATACAGCGGTTTGACCGTCAAAACGTTATCAGATGTTATATAAGTAAAATCATAAGTAATATAGCCATACCTCAAATTTAGAAGTATGTAATATCTAAACTGGAGAAATAATGAAAATTATTACGTGTTACAAATTAGTTCCCGAAGAGCAAGATATCACAGTGAAAGCTGACGGTATTCTGGACACAAGTAAAGCAGCCCCAAAGATCAATCAATTTGATCTCAATGCGGTAGAAGCAGCGGTGGAGATCAAAGCCCTCGTCGGTGAATGCAAGATCACAGCCTTAAGCATGGGCGGTAAGGCTTTGGACAACCCCAAAGCACGTAAAGACATCCTCTCTCGCGGACCCGATGATCTGACTGTCGTGGTTGACGAGAAATTCGAACACCTCCTACCTCACCAAACTGCTCGCGTTCTTGCCGCTGCAGCACAAAAAAATGGTTTCGACCTGATTATTTGTGGTGATGGTTCAGGTGACCTCTATGCACAGCAAGTTGGTATACAACTTGGTGAGCTGCTTGAAGTCGCGACTATCAACGCGGTAAGCAAAATCGTTTCGGCCCAAGACGGAACAGTTACCGTTGAAAGAGCCTTAGACGATGAAGTTGAAGTTCTTGAGATCACACTTCCTGCCGTTATCTCAGTTTCAGCCGACATCAACGAACCAACGATCCCATCGATGAAGACCATTTTAGCCGCAGGCAGAAAGCCGGTAACTAAGTTAAGTGCCGAAGATCTCGAGATTGCTGAAATTCCGGCTCTTGTTGAATCTGTTTCAGTACTGGCGCCAAAACAGGCCGAACGTAAGCAGATCATTATTGACGGCGATGATGAAGATCAAGTCGCAGAATTTGCAGAACACCTGCGCAAAGCACTTAAGTAAGGGGAAAAATGATGAGCAAACTGTCTAATGTATGGGTATTTAGTGATATCGCTTCCCGTTTACCTGAAGTTATCGCCGGCGGTGTTCAGCTAGGCGAAAAAGTCTCGGCTTTCGTGATTGGCTCAGAAGATGAGATAGCTAAAGCATACTCACTGGGTGCAACCCATGTGTATTACCTGGGTGAAAAAGATACCAGCAAGATTATTGAAGATTATGCTGAGACTATGGCCCATGCCATCTCAAATGGCGACACAAATACCTTAATGCTGCTCGGTGCAACCAAGCGCGGAAAAGCACTGGCTGCAAAATTGGGTGTACAACTTAATGCCGGCGTTATCAACGATGCCTCTGAAGTCACTGTAGCTGATGGCGTAACAGCCAAGCACATGGTCTACGGCGGCCTGGCTATCGGTGAAGAAAAAATCGTATCACCTATTGCGCTTATCACTATCGGCAATGGCGTATTCGAAGCCGCCCAAGCCGACAATTCGAAAACCGG
This window harbors:
- a CDS encoding FAD-binding protein is translated as MMSKLSNVWVFSDIASRLPEVIAGGVQLGEKVSAFVIGSEDEIAKAYSLGATHVYYLGEKDTSKIIEDYAETMAHAISNGDTNTLMLLGATKRGKALAAKLGVQLNAGVINDASEVTVADGVTAKHMVYGGLAIGEEKIVSPIALITIGNGVFEAAQADNSKTGEAVSVSFIEPKAAIKCIERRAKQGESVDLGKAKRVIAIGSGIGKQENLQMVADLGAALGAELGCSRPIAETEKWMERERYIGVSGVMLKPELYLALGISGQIQHMVGALGSQTILAVNKDKNAPIFQYADYGIVGDLNKVVPALISAFKG
- a CDS encoding electron transfer flavoprotein, which encodes MKIITCYKLVPEEQDITVKADGILDTSKAAPKINQFDLNAVEAAVEIKALVGECKITALSMGGKALDNPKARKDILSRGPDDLTVVVDEKFEHLLPHQTARVLAAAAQKNGFDLIICGDGSGDLYAQQVGIQLGELLEVATINAVSKIVSAQDGTVTVERALDDEVEVLEITLPAVISVSADINEPTIPSMKTILAAGRKPVTKLSAEDLEIAEIPALVESVSVLAPKQAERKQIIIDGDDEDQVAEFAEHLRKALK
- the caiA gene encoding crotonobetainyl-CoA dehydrogenase; this translates as MDFKLSDEQELFVSGIRDLMAKENWENYFAECDENSQYPERFVKELAEMGIDSLLLPEEHGGFDAGMVTLAVIWEELGRLGAPTYVLYQLPGITTILKHGNQDQIQKIMELRGTGKQMWNSAITEPSAGSDVGSLLTTYKRKNGKVYLTGSKCFITSAAGTPYIVVMAKDADSEKPIFTEWFVDMSKPGIKLGKLPKLGLKMDSCCELQFDELELEESDMFGEEGNGFLRVKEEFDSERFLVALTNYGAAYCAFEDAAKYANQRVQFGEAIGRYQLIQDKFAHMAIKLNSMKNMVYEAAWKCDQGTMTSGDSAMCKYFCANAGFEVIDSAMQVLGGYAIAGEHRISRMWRDIRVDRVSGGSDEMQILTLGRSVLKQYR
- the caiT gene encoding L-carnitine/gamma-butyrobetaine antiporter, whose product is MNEKTLDVGITEGTKKKVTIDPKIFFPSLIVVILLSYLTVRDLDAANIVIKDVFHYLTHSWGWAFEWYMIAMAVGWAWLVWGPYANNRLGQETPEFSTGSWVFLMFASCTSAAVLYWGSLEVYYYVTYPPFELDSLSVQAKELGVAYSLFHWGPLPWMGYGFFTVALGYFLYVKKMDVVRPSGTLEPVLGKHHKGILGTIIDNIYVVALILAMGTSLGLATPLVTECIQWLFGIPRTIEVDTIVISAWIIFNAVCVAFGLTKGIKIASDLRSYLSIIMLVWVFLIGATSFTVNYFTESVGVMLDYLPRMLFYTSSISEGSWPQDWTVFYWAWWVVYGIQMCIFLAKISRGRTVRQLCLTMVGGLTASTWFLWTILGSNTMNLMNENIINMPQLIADHGAPRAIIETWAALPMSTITMWGFFILCFLATVTLINACSYTLAMSTCKGADADNEPPVWVRVGWSVLVGVIGIVLLSLGGLKPLQTAIIAGGAPLIVVNVMIIISFLKDARKNKWAS